A single window of [Clostridium] hylemonae DSM 15053 DNA harbors:
- a CDS encoding cyclase family protein has translation MEIIDLTYTIDKDIPVWPGTPKPRLGSLCSYGKDGFRETALELTSHMGTHMDAPAHLFAKGKTLEQFPAAHFIGKAVVIDCTGIKEGEYITCKYIEPVRELADAADFLLFRTGWEKFWGQEEYMRRSPGLEVDTAKYIARAGKKGVGIDTMSIDAAEARELPAHKVLLGTNQMVIIENLCRLKELGSGLSDLIALPLKYEYADGAPVRAMAYI, from the coding sequence GTGGAAATTATCGATCTTACCTACACAATAGACAAAGATATTCCGGTGTGGCCGGGGACACCGAAGCCGAGGCTCGGCAGTCTGTGCAGTTATGGAAAAGACGGTTTCAGAGAGACGGCTCTTGAACTGACGTCGCACATGGGGACGCATATGGACGCGCCGGCGCACTTATTTGCAAAAGGGAAGACGCTGGAGCAGTTTCCCGCGGCCCACTTTATCGGCAAGGCTGTGGTGATCGACTGTACCGGGATCAAAGAGGGAGAGTATATTACATGTAAATACATAGAACCGGTCAGAGAACTGGCGGACGCCGCTGATTTTCTGCTGTTTCGGACAGGCTGGGAGAAGTTCTGGGGACAGGAAGAGTATATGAGACGTTCTCCCGGTCTTGAAGTGGATACGGCGAAATATATCGCCAGGGCCGGTAAAAAAGGTGTAGGTATAGATACGATGAGCATTGACGCGGCTGAGGCAAGGGAACTGCCGGCGCATAAGGTGCTCCTTGGGACAAACCAGATGGTGATCATAGAGAATCTCTGCCGGCTTAAAGAGCTTGGGAGCGGGCTTTCAGATCTCATTGCCCTTCCCTTAAAATATGAATATGCCGACGGGGCGCCCGTGCGCGCCATGGCATATATCTGA
- a CDS encoding helix-turn-helix domain-containing protein, producing the protein MDPMNMIVAKNIRRLREENKLSMEELSKLSSVSKSMLAQIERGEANPTISTLWKISNGMKVPFDHLTVRPKTSYEIVNTSEIQPLLEDGGRVKNYPVFPDDENRRFAVYYLELDKGSYWESEPHLKGTTEFITIFAGCVEISAGGQQFTVGRGESIRFRADSTHSYKNTGDETAILHMIIYNP; encoded by the coding sequence ATGGATCCCATGAATATGATTGTCGCCAAAAATATTCGGAGACTGCGTGAAGAAAATAAGCTCAGCATGGAGGAACTGTCAAAACTGAGCAGTGTCAGTAAAAGCATGCTTGCTCAGATTGAACGTGGAGAGGCTAATCCGACCATATCCACGCTTTGGAAGATCTCGAACGGGATGAAGGTACCTTTCGATCATTTGACAGTTCGTCCAAAAACTTCTTATGAGATCGTGAACACTTCGGAAATACAGCCGCTGCTTGAAGATGGAGGAAGGGTAAAGAATTATCCTGTTTTCCCGGACGATGAAAACCGCAGATTTGCTGTATATTACCTGGAATTAGATAAAGGAAGTTATTGGGAGTCAGAGCCGCACCTGAAAGGAACGACCGAATTTATCACTATCTTTGCAGGCTGCGTTGAGATCAGCGCCGGCGGGCAGCAGTTTACTGTTGGCAGAGGTGAAAGCATACGGTTTAGGGCTGACAGCACTCATTCTTATAAAAATACAGGAGATGAGACTGCGATTTTGCATATGATAATATATAATCCATAA
- a CDS encoding LiaF transmembrane domain-containing protein produces MKKERIFWGLFFIVSAVFLIVSRMGVLGDIGVFSLLLTVFFAACLIKSVVHRSVTGVLFSVAFLCIIYARPLGIEPITPWPVLGAALLGSIGFSFLFHPRRSCYHHHHIDSEESVETVDGAQMEFSTTFSGSIKYVNSDDFQSARLHCAFGSLKVYFDNAVIQRGEAVLDLDVSFAGVELYIPKNWSLVNKTSTAFGGIDEKNRNDSSGGPVVRLKGKVSFGGVEIVYV; encoded by the coding sequence ATGAAAAAAGAACGGATATTCTGGGGATTATTTTTTATCGTGAGCGCGGTATTCCTGATCGTGAGCCGTATGGGAGTGCTGGGAGATATTGGTGTGTTCAGTCTTCTTCTCACTGTGTTTTTTGCAGCGTGTCTCATAAAAAGTGTCGTTCACAGAAGCGTCACGGGAGTATTGTTTTCCGTCGCTTTCCTGTGCATCATTTATGCACGGCCGCTCGGCATAGAGCCTATCACTCCGTGGCCGGTGCTGGGAGCGGCGCTTCTTGGGAGCATCGGGTTCAGCTTTTTATTCCATCCGAGAAGAAGCTGTTATCATCACCATCACATAGACAGTGAGGAATCGGTGGAGACAGTGGACGGAGCCCAGATGGAGTTTTCCACGACGTTTTCCGGCAGCATCAAATATGTGAACTCCGATGATTTCCAGAGCGCGCGGCTGCACTGCGCGTTTGGTTCCCTGAAGGTATATTTTGACAATGCCGTTATACAGCGTGGAGAGGCCGTGCTTGACCTGGATGTTTCCTTTGCCGGCGTGGAGCTGTATATCCCGAAGAACTGGTCGCTGGTCAACAAGACGAGTACCGCATTCGGGGGGATCGATGAGAAGAACAGGAATGATTCTTCCGGCGGTCCGGTCGTGAGGCTGAAAGGAAAAGTGAGCTTTGGCGGCGTGGAGATCGTCTATGTATAA
- a CDS encoding LysE family transporter — MFHLSDFLIYCFVTAYTPGANNLLSMSNAVRLGIRRSYRFNLGILAGFVIVMTACMVFSTTLFALLPKFKFVMQILGAAYMLYLAWKVWKSSVDPSADPSKEASFLSGMILQFANPKIYIYAVTAMTLYILPVYHSAGALIGFTILLALVGASGSFVWALCGSVFCKYLSRHTKGVNIVMALLLIYCAASLFL; from the coding sequence ATGTTTCATTTATCTGATTTTCTGATCTACTGTTTTGTCACAGCGTATACCCCGGGAGCCAACAATTTACTGTCCATGAGTAATGCGGTGCGGCTTGGCATACGCCGCAGCTACCGTTTTAATCTCGGTATCCTGGCCGGATTTGTCATTGTAATGACGGCTTGCATGGTGTTCAGCACGACGCTGTTTGCCCTGCTCCCCAAATTTAAGTTTGTAATGCAGATCTTAGGGGCTGCCTATATGCTTTATCTTGCGTGGAAGGTCTGGAAAAGTTCTGTTGATCCAAGCGCAGATCCCAGTAAAGAGGCCAGCTTTCTATCCGGCATGATACTGCAGTTTGCCAATCCGAAAATTTACATCTATGCGGTCACGGCAATGACGCTTTATATCCTGCCTGTCTATCACTCCGCCGGCGCACTCATTGGTTTCACGATCCTTCTGGCGCTCGTTGGCGCGTCCGGTTCCTTTGTCTGGGCTCTCTGCGGTTCGGTTTTCTGTAAATATCTCTCCAGACATACAAAGGGAGTCAATATTGTCATGGCGCTGCTTCTTATATATTGTGCCGCCTCCCTGTTTCTGTAA
- a CDS encoding helix-turn-helix domain-containing protein: MAIILRLDRVMADRKMSLNELSVKVGISNVNLSNLKTGKVKAIRFSTLEAICDVLDCQPGDILEFEREEK, encoded by the coding sequence ATGGCAATAATACTGCGGCTTGACCGGGTGATGGCAGACCGGAAGATGTCATTGAATGAACTGTCAGTTAAGGTTGGCATCTCCAACGTCAACCTGTCAAATCTGAAGACCGGTAAGGTAAAGGCGATCAGATTCTCGACGCTGGAAGCCATCTGTGATGTGCTGGACTGCCAGCCCGGAGATATACTGGAATTTGAGAGAGAAGAAAAATAA
- a CDS encoding DUF2975 domain-containing protein produces the protein MRRKRSVEITGCLDEAGQTHYDTCELFLKFAIAIYIVRMIAGVVNIVYAGLQPDVAITEKGGYWVFDLLVGTSRISPDYLPAGTQIIDNRVLTIGFLLTAMAVNFTPMLFVMNYIRNILRTIDNSHSPFVPEVVSNIRKAGRTLILIGVFSKLILKIMLQLLACHSLYSFGIPDDLQLSWIFAGVIVLLVSDIFRRGCELQQFSDETL, from the coding sequence ATGAGGAGGAAAAGAAGTGTAGAGATCACAGGCTGCCTCGATGAGGCAGGACAGACCCATTATGATACGTGTGAATTATTTCTCAAGTTTGCGATAGCCATATACATCGTGAGAATGATCGCGGGCGTAGTCAACATTGTCTATGCGGGACTGCAGCCGGATGTGGCAATTACGGAAAAAGGTGGTTACTGGGTGTTTGATCTGCTTGTGGGAACTTCCAGGATCAGCCCGGATTATCTTCCGGCCGGGACGCAGATAATAGACAACAGGGTACTTACCATAGGATTTCTGCTCACTGCAATGGCAGTCAATTTTACGCCGATGCTCTTTGTGATGAATTATATAAGGAACATACTTAGAACGATCGATAATTCGCATTCTCCATTCGTGCCGGAAGTCGTCAGTAATATTAGGAAGGCAGGCAGGACTCTCATATTGATAGGAGTGTTCAGCAAACTTATATTGAAGATCATGCTGCAGCTGCTTGCATGCCACAGCTTGTATTCTTTCGGGATACCGGACGATCTGCAGCTTTCATGGATATTTGCCGGGGTGATCGTGCTGCTTGTCAGCGATATATTCCGCAGAGGCTGTGAACTGCAGCAGTTTTCGGATGAGACGCTGTAA
- a CDS encoding LytTR family DNA-binding domain-containing protein translates to MKIRIEIEDNLKEAEIIIRSSVLSEEVQKIQKAVADVVSMEQRLVFYKGDTSYYLPLEEILFFETEDNEVYAHTRKEIYRTKYRLYELEEMLPGFFMRVSKSAILNTRKIYSMTKSLPASCTVEFQGTHKQAYVSRYYYKPLKDRLEEKR, encoded by the coding sequence ATGAAGATACGGATCGAGATTGAAGACAACTTAAAAGAAGCAGAGATCATCATCCGCAGCAGCGTGCTGAGTGAAGAGGTACAGAAGATCCAGAAAGCAGTTGCAGATGTCGTATCCATGGAGCAGAGGCTTGTGTTCTACAAAGGAGATACTTCCTATTATCTTCCGCTGGAGGAAATTCTGTTTTTTGAGACGGAGGATAATGAAGTGTATGCGCATACGAGGAAGGAAATATACCGGACAAAATACCGGCTGTATGAACTGGAAGAGATGCTGCCCGGCTTTTTTATGAGAGTGTCCAAATCCGCGATCCTGAACACGCGGAAGATCTATTCCATGACAAAGTCACTCCCCGCTTCCTGTACGGTAGAATTTCAGGGAACGCACAAGCAGGCGTATGTTTCCAGATATTACTACAAGCCATTAAAAGACCGATTAGAAGAAAAGAGGTAG
- the greA gene encoding transcription elongation factor GreA codes for MREQLTKSDVQKIKEEIEYRKLVVRKKELEAVKEARAQGDLSENFEYKAAKQDKNRNESRIRYLEKMLKTARIVSDTSREDEVGINNTVELYFEEDDETEKYRLVTSVRGNSLEGRISIESPLGKAILGHKEGERVKVTANGGSGYYVVIRAIDKSSDESGDTIRKY; via the coding sequence GTGAGAGAACAGTTGACGAAAAGTGATGTGCAGAAGATCAAGGAAGAGATAGAGTACCGGAAGCTGGTCGTGCGCAAAAAAGAGCTGGAGGCAGTGAAGGAAGCGCGGGCCCAGGGCGACCTGAGTGAGAATTTTGAATATAAGGCAGCCAAACAGGACAAGAACAGGAATGAAAGCCGCATAAGGTATCTGGAGAAAATGCTGAAAACGGCCAGGATCGTCTCGGATACGTCCCGGGAGGATGAAGTCGGAATCAACAATACGGTGGAACTGTATTTTGAAGAAGACGATGAGACAGAAAAGTACCGGCTCGTCACAAGTGTGCGCGGGAATTCGCTGGAAGGGCGCATCAGCATAGAGTCACCCCTTGGAAAAGCGATTCTCGGCCATAAAGAGGGGGAGCGCGTCAAAGTGACGGCAAACGGCGGCAGCGGGTATTATGTAGTGATCCGGGCCATTGATAAATCGTCGGATGAGAGCGGGGATACGATACGGAAGTATTGA
- a CDS encoding HAD family hydrolase — MIRGAIFDVDGTLLDSMPIWEEAGERYLTSREIVPERGLGQRLYPMTMEEGACYLKHTYGLPESTGDIISGINRQIEQFYRYSARLKPGAAEFLEGLRKKGVRLTAATSSDRHLIEAAFTRLGIGPYFERIFTCTEVGEGKDKPKIFREAAACMGTAPEETLVFEDALHAIDTSLGSGFKTVGVYDTSSEDRQEEIRAKVHIYMSEYRAFDLFWESASRC; from the coding sequence ATGATCAGGGGAGCCATTTTTGATGTGGACGGGACACTGCTCGATTCCATGCCCATATGGGAGGAAGCCGGAGAACGTTATCTGACATCCAGAGAGATCGTGCCGGAGCGCGGTCTAGGGCAGAGGCTGTATCCTATGACGATGGAGGAAGGGGCCTGTTATCTGAAGCATACGTACGGGCTCCCTGAAAGCACCGGAGACATAATAAGCGGGATCAACCGTCAGATCGAACAATTCTACAGGTACAGCGCCCGTTTAAAGCCCGGGGCGGCAGAATTTCTCGAAGGCCTCAGGAAAAAAGGAGTCAGGCTTACGGCCGCAACGTCAAGCGACAGGCATCTGATCGAGGCAGCGTTTACCCGTCTTGGGATCGGACCGTACTTTGAGAGAATATTTACCTGCACCGAAGTGGGCGAGGGGAAGGATAAACCAAAGATATTCCGTGAGGCGGCGGCCTGTATGGGAACGGCGCCGGAGGAAACGCTTGTGTTTGAAGATGCATTGCATGCTATTGATACTTCCCTTGGATCCGGCTTTAAGACCGTTGGAGTTTATGACACTTCCAGTGAAGACCGACAGGAGGAGATCCGCGCCAAAGTACATATATACATGAGTGAATACAGAGCGTTTGATTTATTCTGGGAATCAGCATCAAGATGTTGA
- the thiD gene encoding bifunctional hydroxymethylpyrimidine kinase/phosphomethylpyrimidine kinase, with product MRTALTIAGSDSSGGAGIQADIKTMTANGVYAMSAVTALTAQNTTGVTGIMEVTPQFLKEQLDNIFTDIRPDAVKIGMVSSGPLIETIAAALRKYGAEHVVVDPVMVATSGSRLISGDAVAVLKAELLPLAEVLTPNIPETEELSGMPVRTEEDMAAAAEYIGRTYHCAVLCKGGHQLNDANDLLYRDGGLRWFRGKHIDNPNTHGTGCTLSSAIASNLAKGYDMADAVERAKAYISGALSAMLDLGHGSGPMNHAFDLRSEFIETEHMDGEVWL from the coding sequence ATGAGAACAGCATTAACGATCGCCGGAAGTGATTCCAGCGGAGGCGCCGGCATCCAGGCAGATATCAAGACAATGACGGCAAATGGCGTGTACGCCATGAGCGCAGTCACTGCACTTACTGCACAAAATACGACCGGCGTGACAGGAATCATGGAGGTAACTCCGCAGTTTCTAAAGGAGCAGCTCGACAATATATTTACAGATATCCGCCCTGACGCGGTGAAGATCGGAATGGTATCTTCCGGTCCGCTCATAGAGACGATAGCCGCAGCATTGCGAAAATACGGCGCTGAGCATGTGGTAGTCGATCCGGTCATGGTGGCCACAAGCGGCTCCAGACTCATAAGCGGCGACGCGGTCGCGGTACTGAAAGCAGAGCTTCTGCCGCTTGCGGAAGTGCTGACGCCAAACATTCCGGAGACGGAAGAGCTGTCCGGGATGCCTGTAAGGACAGAAGAAGATATGGCCGCAGCAGCGGAGTATATCGGCAGGACGTATCACTGTGCCGTACTCTGCAAAGGAGGCCACCAGCTTAACGATGCCAATGACCTGCTGTACCGGGACGGCGGCTTGCGATGGTTCCGGGGAAAGCATATCGACAATCCGAACACGCACGGGACCGGCTGTACACTGTCAAGCGCCATTGCGTCAAATCTTGCGAAGGGGTACGACATGGCGGACGCGGTAGAACGGGCGAAGGCATATATATCAGGCGCGCTTTCCGCCATGCTGGACCTCGGACACGGAAGCGGTCCGATGAATCATGCATTTGACCTGAGAAGCGAATTTATTGAAACGGAACATATGGACGGGGAGGTGTGGCTGTAA
- the rd gene encoding rubredoxin — protein sequence MKKYLCEPCGYVYDPEVGDPDGGIAPGTAFEDIPDDWVCPVCGLGKDVFIVEE from the coding sequence ATGAAAAAATATTTATGTGAACCATGTGGATATGTGTATGACCCGGAGGTTGGCGACCCGGACGGCGGGATCGCGCCGGGCACAGCCTTTGAAGATATTCCGGACGACTGGGTATGCCCGGTGTGCGGGCTTGGAAAGGATGTATTTATCGTAGAAGAATAA
- the thiE gene encoding thiamine phosphate synthase has product MKFDKKSLLLYAVTDRRWLKGSTLTAQVEEAIRGGATFIQLREKNLDEEQFLREAREVQQLCRSFHVPFVVNDNVEIAAAIDADGVHVGQSDMEAGDVRARLGHDKIIGVSAQTVEQALLAQERGADYLGVGAVFSTGSKADAVEVSHDTLKEICRAVEIPVIAIGGIGRENVDMLAGSGICGVAVISAVFGAPDIRQAARELRGAAEKMVGV; this is encoded by the coding sequence ATGAAATTCGATAAAAAGAGTCTGCTGCTCTACGCAGTGACTGACAGAAGATGGCTGAAAGGCAGTACGCTTACCGCTCAGGTGGAAGAAGCGATCAGAGGCGGGGCGACGTTTATCCAGCTTCGGGAAAAGAACCTGGATGAAGAACAGTTCCTCCGGGAGGCACGGGAAGTACAGCAGCTTTGCAGAAGCTTTCATGTTCCGTTCGTCGTCAATGACAATGTGGAAATCGCGGCCGCCATAGACGCGGACGGAGTCCATGTGGGACAAAGTGATATGGAAGCCGGCGATGTACGGGCCAGGCTTGGACATGATAAGATCATCGGCGTGTCCGCCCAGACAGTGGAGCAGGCGCTGCTGGCACAGGAAAGGGGAGCGGACTATCTCGGCGTAGGCGCCGTGTTCTCCACCGGCTCCAAGGCCGACGCTGTGGAGGTGAGCCATGATACATTAAAGGAGATCTGCAGAGCCGTAGAGATACCGGTCATTGCCATAGGAGGGATCGGCAGGGAGAATGTGGACATGCTTGCGGGCAGCGGCATCTGCGGCGTTGCCGTTATCAGCGCGGTCTTCGGCGCCCCTGACATAAGACAGGCGGCCCGGGAACTGAGAGGGGCGGCAGAAAAGATGGTGGGAGTATGA
- the cytX gene encoding putative hydroxymethylpyrimidine transporter CytX codes for MEKRRTSLFENGLIWFGAGVSIAEILTGTYLAPLGFGKGLAAILIGHVIGCTMLFFAGLIGARTRKSAMETVKMSFGQKGSLLFSLLNVLQLAGWTAIMIYDGALAADGVIKTGAWLWCLVIGALILLWIAIGITNLGKINTVAMAALFVLTLILSKVIFFGGAHAGIISGEGMTFGAAVELSVAMPLSWLPLISDYTREARSPVKATAVSAVVYGVISCWMYVIGMGAAIYTGVYDIAQIMLKAGLGIAALLIVIFSTVTTTFLDAYSAGISSESIAAKLNGKYVAAAVTVIGTGAAILFPMDNITDFLYLIGSVFAPMTAIQIADFFLLKRDSSKTAVNTASLLVWLAGFAAYRILMNIDMPVGNTLPCMVITVALCVIAQLRTKRGRDAKALQTPGEADL; via the coding sequence ATGGAAAAGAGGCGTACTTCTTTATTTGAAAACGGGCTGATCTGGTTCGGCGCGGGTGTTTCCATCGCCGAGATCCTCACCGGCACTTATCTGGCGCCGCTTGGGTTCGGGAAAGGACTGGCCGCCATCCTCATCGGCCACGTCATCGGGTGTACCATGCTCTTTTTTGCCGGCCTCATTGGAGCCAGGACGAGAAAAAGCGCCATGGAGACTGTTAAAATGAGCTTTGGACAAAAAGGCAGTCTGCTCTTTTCTCTGTTAAATGTACTGCAGCTGGCCGGCTGGACCGCGATCATGATATACGACGGCGCGCTGGCGGCGGACGGGGTGATAAAGACAGGCGCGTGGTTATGGTGCCTCGTCATAGGAGCGCTCATCCTTCTGTGGATCGCCATCGGCATCACAAATCTCGGAAAGATCAATACAGTTGCCATGGCGGCATTGTTTGTTCTGACGCTCATTCTGAGCAAAGTGATATTTTTCGGCGGCGCCCATGCCGGAATCATCTCCGGCGAAGGGATGACGTTCGGAGCCGCGGTGGAACTGTCCGTGGCCATGCCCCTGTCCTGGCTGCCGCTGATCAGCGATTATACGAGAGAGGCCCGCAGTCCGGTGAAGGCTACTGCCGTAAGCGCTGTCGTCTATGGCGTGATCAGCTGCTGGATGTATGTGATCGGAATGGGAGCAGCCATATATACAGGGGTATATGATATCGCCCAGATCATGCTGAAGGCCGGTCTCGGGATCGCCGCGCTTCTCATCGTTATTTTCTCCACAGTGACGACTACCTTTCTGGACGCATATTCGGCAGGCATATCCAGCGAATCCATTGCAGCAAAGCTGAACGGCAAGTACGTTGCGGCTGCTGTGACGGTCATCGGGACGGGAGCGGCGATTCTGTTTCCAATGGACAATATCACGGATTTTCTCTACCTGATAGGTTCTGTGTTCGCGCCGATGACAGCGATACAGATCGCAGACTTTTTCCTGCTGAAACGGGACAGCAGCAAGACGGCAGTCAATACGGCCAGCCTGCTCGTATGGCTGGCCGGGTTTGCGGCATACCGCATCCTTATGAACATCGACATGCCGGTGGGCAATACGCTTCCCTGCATGGTGATAACTGTAGCATTGTGCGTGATTGCCCAGCTGCGGACAAAGAGAGGCAGAGATGCCAAAGCGCTGCAGACGCCAGGTGAGGCGGACCTATAA
- the thiM gene encoding hydroxyethylthiazole kinase, producing MLGNCIDEVRKQGTLVHNITNYVTVNDVANILLACGGSPIMSDEAEEVEEITSICSGLNINIGTLNRRTIEAMYIAGRKAKELGHTVLLDPVGAGASSLRTETAARLMKEIKFDVIRGNISEIKTLSRGSGSTKGVDADVADAVTEDNLDEAVAFVKAFASETGSITAVTGAIDLVSDGADCYVIRNGRPEMGRITGTGCQLSGMMTAFVAANKEQKLKAAAAAVCAMGLAGETGFKYMREGGGNASYRSLIIDAVYNMDGKILDEGARYEIR from the coding sequence ATGTTAGGAAACTGTATTGACGAGGTGAGAAAGCAGGGAACGCTCGTACACAACATCACAAATTATGTGACGGTCAATGACGTGGCCAATATACTGCTGGCGTGCGGAGGAAGCCCGATCATGTCGGATGAGGCGGAGGAAGTGGAAGAGATCACTTCCATCTGCAGCGGACTGAATATCAATATTGGGACGCTGAACAGACGGACGATAGAAGCCATGTACATTGCGGGCAGAAAGGCAAAAGAACTGGGACATACCGTGTTGCTTGACCCGGTCGGCGCGGGAGCCAGCAGTCTTCGGACAGAGACAGCGGCCAGGCTTATGAAAGAGATAAAGTTTGATGTTATCCGTGGAAATATATCAGAGATCAAGACGCTTTCCCGGGGGAGCGGAAGTACCAAGGGAGTAGATGCCGATGTGGCCGACGCAGTGACAGAGGATAATCTGGATGAGGCAGTGGCGTTTGTCAAAGCATTTGCGTCGGAGACAGGGAGTATCACCGCCGTGACAGGCGCCATCGACCTGGTCAGTGACGGCGCCGACTGTTACGTGATACGAAACGGCCGCCCTGAGATGGGCAGGATAACAGGCACCGGATGCCAGCTGTCCGGCATGATGACCGCTTTTGTGGCCGCCAATAAGGAGCAGAAGCTTAAGGCCGCGGCCGCCGCGGTATGCGCCATGGGGCTTGCGGGAGAGACGGGCTTTAAGTATATGCGGGAGGGCGGCGGAAATGCGTCCTACCGCAGCCTGATCATAGACGCGGTATACAATATGGATGGGAAAATACTGGATGAAGGAGCACGTTATGAAATTCGATAA
- a CDS encoding desulfoferrodoxin family protein: MGNFYKDQNSQNIFLELMTLAEQNKAPQLEKLNANTTDAAQEKHVPVITVNGNKVEVAVGSVSHPMQEEHSITVIFIETKKGGQYRRLSPGEEPKAVFTIEDGDEFIAAYEYCNLHGLWKAGA, from the coding sequence ATGGGAAATTTTTATAAAGACCAAAACTCACAAAATATATTTTTAGAACTTATGACGCTCGCAGAACAAAATAAAGCTCCTCAACTTGAGAAACTCAATGCGAATACGACAGATGCCGCGCAGGAAAAACATGTGCCTGTCATCACAGTAAACGGAAATAAGGTGGAAGTAGCTGTCGGTTCTGTCTCTCACCCGATGCAGGAGGAGCATTCCATCACTGTCATATTTATAGAGACAAAGAAAGGCGGCCAATACCGCAGACTTTCCCCGGGCGAAGAGCCGAAAGCTGTCTTTACGATCGAGGACGGGGATGAATTTATCGCAGCATATGAATACTGCAATCTGCACGGACTGTGGAAGGCAGGGGCATAA
- a CDS encoding Crp/Fnr family transcriptional regulator, whose amino-acid sequence MNVEKLSLFQGLTEDEIKRSLTCSRAFVKTYGKDEYVFRQEDTPEHLYFILNGEVELGQINALGRQNYVDFVKEGQGFGEVDLFLEHESYAYFAAARQETEVLAVSRHFFYSTCEKNCAHHSRIIFNMMRLFAEEAEKKTKKIHLLTCGTLRQRIAYYLSELSAGNADIRLPMNREDLAAYLNTARPSLSRELSWMQDKGILSISGRNHIHILDFRRLQDEIEGM is encoded by the coding sequence ATGAACGTTGAGAAACTGAGTCTGTTCCAAGGTTTGACGGAAGATGAGATAAAGAGAAGTCTTACCTGTTCCAGAGCATTTGTAAAAACTTACGGGAAGGATGAGTACGTGTTCCGGCAGGAGGATACGCCGGAGCATTTGTACTTTATTCTGAATGGTGAGGTAGAGCTTGGGCAGATCAATGCGCTCGGAAGGCAGAACTATGTAGATTTTGTGAAAGAAGGGCAGGGATTCGGCGAGGTAGACTTATTCCTCGAGCATGAGAGCTACGCGTATTTTGCCGCCGCAAGGCAGGAGACAGAGGTTCTGGCCGTATCAAGACACTTCTTTTACAGTACATGTGAGAAGAACTGCGCCCACCACAGCAGGATCATCTTTAATATGATGCGGCTGTTTGCCGAGGAGGCGGAGAAAAAAACGAAAAAGATCCACCTTCTCACGTGCGGAACGCTGAGACAGCGTATCGCGTATTATTTGTCAGAGTTAAGCGCGGGAAACGCAGACATCAGACTTCCCATGAACAGAGAAGACCTTGCGGCGTATTTAAATACCGCAAGGCCGTCTCTGTCAAGAGAATTATCCTGGATGCAGGATAAAGGAATTCTTAGTATTTCAGGAAGAAATCATATCCATATTTTAGATTTTCGTCGTCTTCAGGATGAGATAGAAGGAATGTAA